From Pelagicoccus albus, the proteins below share one genomic window:
- the rpsA gene encoding 30S ribosomal protein S1, with protein sequence MSELLAQTSFDQLKEGSIVKGTITEIRQNEVVVDIGGKSEGLVPGQEFVDLGELQIGEEIEVFLEKLENKEGNPLLSFDKAEQKKNWENIITKCEEGSIVQGRVKGKVKGGLIVAMGVDAFLPASHIDIQPPKNLDQYIGQTYDYKVLKINLERKNIVLSRRELIEEQRASKRRDLLERVNPGDVVKGVVKNITDFGAFIDLDGMDGLLHITDMSWGRISHPSEMLKQGEEIDVMIIEINREKERVSLGLKQTKSNPWQDIEAKYPIGAKVAGKVVNLVPYGAFIEIEEGVEGLVHVTEMSWTKRITKPSELLKVGDEVEAVVLGIQKDEEKISLGIRQLDPNPWDMVVHNYPVGAHVHGKVRNITTYGAFVELEEGIDGMVHVSDMSWTRKINHPSEVLKKADEIDAIVLDVDTNNQRISLGMKQLADDPWEDIDGRFRIGDVVSGTVSKITSFGAFVELQDHIDGLVHISQISEERVEKIKDVVDIGAEVTARVIKIDREERRLGLSIKAANYDDSQLAQETATYDNMSDGGDLMNLGDILDQASNK encoded by the coding sequence ATGTCTGAACTTCTTGCCCAGACCTCCTTCGATCAGCTCAAGGAAGGTTCTATCGTAAAGGGCACTATCACTGAAATCCGCCAAAATGAAGTTGTCGTTGATATCGGCGGTAAGTCCGAAGGTCTCGTTCCAGGTCAAGAATTCGTCGACCTGGGCGAACTGCAGATCGGTGAAGAAATCGAAGTCTTCCTCGAAAAGCTCGAAAACAAGGAAGGCAACCCGCTTCTCTCCTTCGACAAGGCGGAGCAAAAGAAGAACTGGGAGAACATCATCACCAAGTGTGAAGAAGGTTCAATCGTTCAGGGCCGCGTCAAGGGCAAGGTCAAGGGCGGTCTTATCGTGGCAATGGGTGTGGACGCGTTCCTCCCTGCTTCCCACATCGATATCCAGCCTCCTAAGAACCTCGACCAGTACATCGGTCAGACCTACGACTACAAGGTTCTCAAAATCAATTTGGAGCGTAAGAACATCGTTCTTTCCCGCCGCGAGCTGATCGAAGAGCAACGCGCTTCCAAGCGTCGCGACCTCCTCGAGCGCGTCAACCCAGGCGATGTCGTCAAGGGTGTCGTCAAGAACATCACCGATTTCGGTGCGTTCATCGATCTCGACGGTATGGACGGTCTTCTTCACATCACCGACATGAGCTGGGGTCGTATCTCTCACCCGAGCGAAATGCTTAAGCAGGGTGAAGAAATCGATGTTATGATCATCGAGATCAACCGTGAGAAGGAGCGTGTCTCCCTCGGTCTCAAGCAGACCAAGTCAAACCCATGGCAGGACATCGAAGCGAAGTACCCAATCGGCGCTAAGGTTGCCGGTAAGGTGGTTAACCTCGTTCCTTACGGCGCGTTCATCGAAATCGAAGAAGGTGTCGAAGGTCTCGTTCACGTTACCGAAATGTCTTGGACCAAGCGTATCACCAAGCCGAGCGAACTGCTCAAGGTTGGTGACGAAGTCGAAGCAGTTGTTCTCGGAATCCAGAAGGACGAAGAGAAGATTTCTCTCGGTATCCGTCAGCTCGATCCAAACCCATGGGATATGGTCGTACACAACTACCCAGTTGGCGCCCACGTACACGGCAAGGTTCGCAACATCACCACTTACGGCGCGTTCGTTGAGCTCGAAGAAGGCATCGACGGTATGGTCCACGTTTCCGACATGTCTTGGACTCGTAAGATCAACCACCCATCCGAAGTCCTCAAGAAAGCTGACGAAATCGACGCGATCGTACTCGACGTAGATACCAACAACCAGCGTATCTCACTCGGAATGAAGCAGCTTGCTGACGATCCATGGGAAGATATCGACGGTCGTTTCCGTATCGGCGACGTGGTTTCCGGAACCGTTTCCAAGATCACTTCTTTCGGCGCATTCGTCGAATTGCAGGATCACATCGACGGTCTCGTACACATCAGCCAGATCAGCGAAGAGCGCGTAGAGAAGATCAAGGATGTCGTAGACATCGGAGCGGAAGTTACTGCTCGCGTTATCAAGATCGACCGCGAAGAGCGTCGTCTTGGTCTCTCGATCAAGGCTGCAAACTACGACGACAGCCAGCTCGCTCAGGAAACTGCGACTTACGACAACATGAGCGACGGTGGAGACTTGATGAACTTGGGCGATATCCTCGACCAAGCCTCCAACAAGTAA
- a CDS encoding NADH-quinone oxidoreductase subunit A: protein MTVSDFVPVLIQIALAAGLAGAILTGSVLLGQRGSKNKIKNYAYECGIKTDGKTSTRFSVKFYVTAMLFILFDIEVLFLIPWVLVYREFVANSLPILGPILFFLGVLVAGLVYELKKGALEWEK from the coding sequence ATGACCGTTTCTGACTTTGTACCCGTTCTGATTCAAATCGCCCTCGCTGCAGGGCTCGCAGGCGCAATCCTGACTGGCAGTGTCCTTCTTGGACAGCGTGGCTCCAAGAATAAGATAAAGAACTACGCCTACGAGTGCGGGATTAAAACAGATGGCAAGACGAGCACGCGTTTCTCGGTTAAGTTTTACGTGACGGCGATGCTCTTTATTCTCTTCGATATCGAAGTCCTTTTTCTGATCCCCTGGGTGCTGGTTTACCGCGAGTTCGTGGCTAACAGTCTTCCGATTCTTGGCCCAATCCTCTTTTTCCTCGGAGTCCTGGTGGCAGGGCTTGTCTACGAGTTGAAGAAGGGCGCTTTGGAGTGGGAAAAGTAA
- a CDS encoding PTS sugar transporter subunit IIA has product MRLDRYFSRRRTLDLESDNLEGALKELLKASTSRFKDLERKKLLPGLMQRENTMTTYLGNGVALPHLRVKMRRKYVFAIGRSREGISYEGLKNQEKVHLVVLLLAGEGARDYLNVLAAVARLVKDAAFVDMLLKSESVDDLHEQLTSAFGGIFASPRKTRQSSINRLMLRQAMRVAKGAHCDSIVVFGDTLLSSPVEPPAGFKEFKSVLISRRAKEGDVEDATFGDVIQVRSFSHGRLAQMRSAFLVGLTRGVFKTSDKICCVGGIPGSDQFDTLVVIDLKDEFQALLAERDNFMPSDVSAEVLERVIGVAMELSIEGREGKPVGTLFVLGDTKKVESMTKPLVLNPFYGYKEEDRNILSPFMDETVKEFSSLDGAFIIRGDGVLISAGSLIHTPEFDQSLPSGLGARHAAGAAISLATGCLAVVVSSSSGQVTVFRNGIALPLVERSLGGKSL; this is encoded by the coding sequence ATGAGACTCGACCGATATTTTTCGCGGAGGCGTACACTCGACCTCGAAAGCGACAACCTTGAAGGTGCTCTAAAGGAGTTGCTCAAGGCCTCCACGTCCCGATTTAAGGACCTTGAGCGCAAGAAGCTGCTCCCAGGTCTTATGCAGCGCGAAAACACCATGACCACCTACCTGGGCAATGGGGTCGCTTTGCCGCACCTCAGGGTCAAGATGCGGCGTAAGTACGTTTTTGCCATAGGCCGCTCGCGAGAGGGCATTTCCTACGAGGGATTAAAAAACCAAGAGAAAGTGCATCTCGTGGTGCTACTCTTGGCAGGTGAAGGCGCTCGAGATTATTTGAATGTATTGGCAGCAGTTGCCCGTTTGGTGAAGGATGCTGCCTTTGTCGACATGCTGCTGAAGTCAGAGTCGGTGGACGATTTGCACGAGCAGCTTACTTCCGCGTTTGGAGGTATTTTTGCTTCTCCTCGCAAGACCCGGCAGAGTTCGATCAACCGCCTGATGCTCAGGCAGGCCATGCGTGTTGCCAAGGGGGCTCACTGCGACTCCATCGTTGTATTCGGAGATACATTACTCTCCAGTCCCGTTGAGCCTCCGGCCGGTTTTAAGGAATTCAAAAGCGTTTTGATTTCTCGTCGGGCGAAGGAGGGGGATGTAGAGGATGCCACCTTTGGTGATGTAATACAGGTTCGGTCTTTCTCGCATGGAAGACTGGCGCAGATGCGGTCCGCCTTTCTGGTGGGATTGACTCGCGGTGTTTTCAAAACCAGCGACAAGATTTGTTGCGTGGGCGGAATTCCGGGCAGCGATCAATTTGATACGCTCGTTGTCATAGATCTCAAAGACGAGTTTCAGGCCTTGTTGGCTGAGCGGGATAACTTCATGCCTAGCGATGTATCGGCAGAAGTTTTGGAGCGAGTCATTGGAGTCGCGATGGAGCTCTCCATTGAGGGGCGCGAAGGCAAGCCGGTCGGGACGCTATTCGTGCTCGGAGACACGAAGAAGGTGGAAAGTATGACCAAGCCTTTGGTTCTAAACCCCTTTTATGGCTACAAGGAGGAAGACAGGAATATCCTCAGCCCCTTCATGGACGAAACCGTAAAGGAATTTTCCAGTTTAGACGGCGCTTTTATTATTCGAGGAGACGGTGTCCTGATTTCGGCTGGTAGCTTGATTCACACGCCTGAGTTTGACCAATCGTTGCCAAGTGGACTTGGGGCTCGGCATGCCGCCGGGGCCGCCATCTCGCTTGCTACGGGGTGCCTTGCGGTGGTCGTTTCTTCGAGTTCGGGACAGGTTACGGTTTTCAGAAATGGTATCGCTTTGCCTCTAGTGGAGCGTTCCTTGGGCGGAAAGTCTTTGTAA
- the rpmG gene encoding 50S ribosomal protein L33, which translates to MPREVITLECTEAKAEGKPASRYLSSRNKKTVTERVEKKKYNPNLKRHTIHKEIK; encoded by the coding sequence ATGCCACGCGAAGTAATCACTCTCGAATGTACCGAAGCCAAGGCTGAGGGTAAGCCAGCCTCACGCTATCTCTCTTCTCGCAACAAGAAGACCGTCACCGAACGTGTTGAAAAGAAGAAGTACAATCCAAACCTGAAGCGCCACACGATCCACAAGGAAATCAAGTAA
- a CDS encoding DUF4032 domain-containing protein, with the protein MSANKKQSSGQHEFVKQSSLYQEFLAEREEILRHKWLESERLGYDIGFERALLDWIRKHRDSWRASRRRPESS; encoded by the coding sequence ATGTCAGCAAACAAAAAGCAGTCGAGCGGCCAACACGAGTTCGTCAAGCAATCGAGCCTCTACCAAGAATTTCTTGCAGAGCGCGAAGAGATCTTGCGTCACAAATGGCTGGAATCCGAACGCCTCGGATACGACATCGGATTTGAAAGGGCCCTCCTCGACTGGATTCGCAAACACCGCGACAGCTGGCGGGCATCCCGGAGAAGACCGGAGAGCTCCTAA
- a CDS encoding P-loop NTPase, whose protein sequence is MSIEKIKQALTTVKYPGFSRDIVSFGIVRSVNFENGKASVSIAISSSDASIPTAIRDSVEQALKPIAEIKDLDVSIVLTGNKKAEASTANDGIPGVKYIVAVSSGKGGVGKSTFAVNLACAFSQILEKEGKKTGIMDCDIYGPSVPLMLGISGRPYVEGDSLIPMEGHNLSVMSMGFLVDEDTPVVWRGPMVMKTIQQFSQNVKWGELELLVVDLPPGTGDAQLSLVQTIPLSGAVIVTTPQAVSTTVAKRGARMLEKTNVRILGVAENMSYLEGPDGSRQNIFGEGGGQKTADDLGTELLGQIPLDQSIREGGDAGKPIVLSDPDSTAAQSFHAIAQSLLSKIRI, encoded by the coding sequence GTGAGCATCGAAAAAATCAAGCAAGCCCTTACAACCGTTAAATATCCCGGCTTCAGCCGAGACATCGTTTCTTTCGGGATCGTCCGGTCGGTTAACTTTGAAAATGGCAAGGCAAGCGTCTCCATCGCCATCTCCTCCTCGGATGCGAGCATCCCCACCGCCATCAGGGACTCGGTCGAACAGGCACTAAAACCCATCGCCGAAATAAAGGACCTCGACGTATCTATCGTGCTGACAGGCAACAAAAAAGCTGAGGCTAGCACTGCAAACGATGGCATTCCCGGCGTTAAGTACATTGTTGCCGTCTCCAGCGGCAAGGGCGGCGTCGGCAAATCGACTTTCGCGGTAAACTTGGCCTGTGCCTTTTCTCAAATTCTGGAGAAAGAGGGCAAAAAGACCGGAATAATGGACTGCGACATCTACGGTCCCTCCGTTCCTCTCATGCTCGGGATATCCGGTCGACCATACGTAGAGGGAGACTCGCTCATCCCGATGGAAGGTCACAATCTCAGCGTAATGTCCATGGGCTTCCTGGTGGACGAAGATACTCCCGTAGTCTGGAGAGGGCCAATGGTGATGAAGACCATTCAGCAATTCTCCCAAAACGTAAAATGGGGCGAGCTAGAGCTCCTCGTCGTAGACCTTCCCCCGGGAACAGGCGACGCGCAGCTTTCACTCGTTCAAACCATTCCCTTGAGTGGAGCGGTTATTGTAACGACGCCTCAAGCCGTTTCCACAACAGTGGCCAAGCGAGGAGCGCGCATGCTCGAGAAGACTAATGTTAGAATTTTGGGGGTCGCCGAAAACATGAGCTACCTCGAAGGCCCTGATGGCAGTCGGCAAAACATCTTTGGAGAAGGCGGAGGGCAGAAAACCGCCGACGACCTCGGTACCGAACTCTTGGGACAAATCCCCCTCGACCAGTCGATTCGGGAAGGTGGAGATGCCGGCAAGCCAATCGTACTAAGCGATCCAGACTCTACCGCAGCCCAGTCCTTCCACGCCATTGCGCAGTCGCTACTGTCCAAAATTCGTATATAA
- a CDS encoding PD40 domain-containing protein, translated as MNLLNPRSIQTALLIMVATLFASTAYSQISGGSVQVGSIPASTPVMVRSGNSNTAALLQTAFTIHGGFSVVPTAGEADFVVSVDPIGPRAARLAISSGVPEKVLFTETLQGSSSINAIYQAVDRAIYKTRRTDGFFSGKIAFISEETGSTEVCVSDVLFQEIAMLTQDRVSAVRPRWSPDGNSIVYTSYKSGFPDIYRLDLLNKRREVIADFKGLNMGARYSPDGSKIAMIVSGNSNADVWVRSASGQMKNLTKSRGLEAAPAWSPDGTRIVFSSDERGGPQLYVMPAHGGSYRRLRTDISGDCAEPDWNPEFDNLIAFTAAQGSGTQIAIFDSELGQSRFITSENGDAIEPQWLPDGRHLLYTYRRANRSVIKIMDTLSGKSYVVSGSRTKVSQASYVK; from the coding sequence ATGAATCTCCTTAATCCAAGATCTATCCAAACTGCCCTGTTAATTATGGTGGCGACTCTATTCGCCAGCACCGCATATTCCCAGATTTCTGGTGGCTCTGTGCAAGTGGGAAGTATTCCTGCCTCAACTCCAGTCATGGTTCGCTCCGGTAATTCGAATACCGCAGCACTACTTCAAACTGCTTTCACTATTCATGGTGGCTTTTCGGTGGTTCCCACCGCGGGAGAAGCTGACTTTGTGGTTTCGGTTGATCCGATTGGACCTCGTGCGGCACGATTGGCGATCTCTTCTGGGGTACCTGAAAAGGTGCTTTTCACGGAAACTCTTCAAGGAAGTTCGTCCATCAATGCAATTTACCAGGCGGTGGACCGGGCGATTTACAAGACTAGGAGAACCGATGGGTTTTTCTCGGGAAAGATCGCTTTTATTAGTGAAGAGACCGGATCTACTGAGGTCTGTGTTTCTGATGTTTTATTCCAGGAGATCGCGATGCTGACGCAGGACCGAGTAAGCGCGGTGCGTCCACGTTGGTCGCCAGATGGAAATTCGATTGTCTACACGAGCTACAAGTCCGGATTTCCGGATATCTATCGTTTGGATCTGCTCAACAAGCGTCGGGAGGTCATCGCTGACTTCAAGGGACTGAATATGGGCGCCCGCTACAGTCCTGATGGATCGAAGATCGCAATGATTGTTTCTGGTAATTCGAACGCTGACGTTTGGGTACGTTCAGCAAGTGGCCAAATGAAGAATTTGACTAAGTCCCGGGGGTTGGAGGCGGCGCCTGCCTGGTCTCCGGACGGTACTCGCATCGTGTTTTCTTCAGACGAGCGTGGTGGCCCTCAGCTCTATGTCATGCCAGCCCATGGGGGGAGTTATCGTCGTTTGAGAACTGACATCAGTGGCGACTGTGCTGAGCCCGATTGGAACCCGGAATTCGACAACTTGATCGCTTTTACAGCTGCCCAGGGCAGTGGAACTCAAATCGCCATTTTCGACTCCGAGCTGGGGCAAAGTCGTTTCATCACGTCTGAGAATGGGGATGCCATTGAGCCTCAGTGGCTGCCAGATGGACGACACTTGCTCTACACTTACCGACGTGCGAATCGTAGTGTTATCAAGATCATGGATACGCTCTCTGGCAAAAGTTACGTCGTATCCGGAAGCCGTACCAAGGTATCTCAGGCAAGCTATGTTAAGTAG
- a CDS encoding superoxide dismutase yields the protein MAYQLPPLDYAYDALEPHFDARTMEIHHTKHHQTYITKVNAAIEGTDLESKSVEELVADLASVPDSIKGAVRNNGGGHANHSFFWKVIGPNGGGAPTGKLAEAIESELGGFEKLKEAFAAAGANQFGSGWAWLVVKDGKLAVTSTANQDSPLTDGATPVIGLDVWEHAYYLNYQNRRPDYIAAFWNVVNWEAANANYEAAL from the coding sequence ATGGCATACCAACTACCACCACTCGATTACGCCTACGACGCCCTCGAACCACACTTCGATGCGCGCACCATGGAGATCCACCATACCAAGCACCACCAAACCTACATCACAAAGGTTAATGCTGCGATCGAAGGAACCGACCTCGAGTCCAAGAGCGTAGAAGAACTTGTCGCCGATCTGGCTAGCGTGCCAGACAGCATCAAAGGCGCTGTTCGCAACAACGGTGGAGGACACGCCAACCACAGCTTCTTCTGGAAAGTCATCGGCCCAAATGGCGGAGGAGCACCCACAGGTAAGCTCGCGGAAGCTATCGAGTCTGAGCTCGGAGGCTTCGAAAAGCTGAAGGAAGCCTTTGCAGCAGCAGGAGCAAACCAGTTCGGAAGCGGATGGGCATGGCTCGTAGTAAAGGATGGCAAGCTCGCCGTTACTTCTACAGCAAACCAGGACAGCCCTTTGACTGACGGAGCGACCCCTGTCATCGGTTTGGACGTTTGGGAACATGCGTATTACCTAAACTACCAAAACCGCCGCCCTGACTATATCGCGGCTTTCTGGAATGTTGTTAACTGGGAGGCAGCAAACGCCAACTACGAAGCAGCACTCTAG
- the tadA gene encoding tRNA adenosine(34) deaminase TadA gives MHHSPKTAPECPFTKRFPSALNKDDKYFMELAYNQAIEAWKQNEVPIGAVVEFQGEIVGAAHNQVESNNDPTAHAEMLAITQASSAIKNWRLNEATLYVTKEPCPMCSGATMMSRLKRVVYAIPDPKMGGLGGLYDVNSYPSINHSLEVEIGVLKEECLQLIQAFFQLKRAHNKGSI, from the coding sequence ATGCATCACAGTCCGAAAACTGCGCCCGAGTGCCCTTTCACCAAACGGTTTCCTTCCGCTCTGAATAAAGACGACAAGTACTTTATGGAATTGGCTTACAACCAAGCGATCGAAGCGTGGAAACAAAACGAGGTCCCGATCGGAGCCGTAGTGGAGTTTCAAGGAGAGATCGTCGGAGCAGCCCACAACCAAGTGGAATCCAACAACGATCCCACCGCCCACGCCGAAATGCTAGCCATCACTCAAGCAAGTTCGGCAATCAAAAATTGGCGCCTCAACGAGGCTACGCTCTACGTAACCAAAGAGCCCTGTCCGATGTGCTCTGGAGCCACCATGATGTCTCGGCTAAAACGCGTCGTATACGCGATTCCCGACCCGAAGATGGGGGGGCTGGGAGGGCTTTATGACGTGAACAGCTACCCATCCATAAACCATAGCCTGGAAGTAGAGATCGGCGTGCTAAAAGAAGAATGCCTCCAACTTATCCAAGCCTTCTTTCAACTTAAACGGGCTCATAACAAAGGTTCTATTTGA
- the infA gene encoding translation initiation factor IF-1 yields the protein MADETIQVEGKIVQVLPGTMFRVELENGHQVLAHISGKLRKHFIKITAGDLVKMEMSPYDLNKARIVYRLRNAAQNRNAPIRSFGPRRRR from the coding sequence ATGGCTGACGAAACAATCCAAGTAGAAGGCAAGATAGTCCAAGTGCTACCCGGAACCATGTTCCGAGTGGAGCTCGAAAATGGACACCAGGTGCTTGCTCATATTTCAGGAAAGCTTCGTAAGCACTTTATCAAGATCACTGCGGGGGATTTGGTGAAAATGGAAATGAGCCCTTACGACCTCAACAAAGCGAGAATCGTTTATCGCTTGAGGAATGCCGCTCAAAATAGGAACGCTCCCATTCGTTCGTTTGGACCGCGCCGCCGCCGATAG
- the xerD gene encoding site-specific tyrosine recombinase XerD, which yields MADLFSEGVDGFLSYLDLEKGLSENTLAGYRSDLLQFTDFLRAKRSLGSWKQVTGSDASDWIYSLSEQDYSNASLCRKLSSVRALDRYLLSERLINRSFTEIVSGPALRRKAPSALSIQEVERLLLAPEETSPVGLRDRAMLELFYSSGLRVSELANLKLQQVDLELGALKVFGKGSKERVCPIGRKAIAAIDRYLARGRPSLVKSKTGSSVFLSSRGTEISRKTIWYLVKKYTKEAGIDRPVKPHTLRHSFATHLLTGGADLRVIQELLGHADIATTQIYTSVESERTRSAHDEFHPRSKDSM from the coding sequence GTGGCAGATCTATTCTCGGAGGGGGTCGATGGCTTCCTTTCTTACCTAGACCTTGAAAAGGGGCTTTCCGAAAACACGCTAGCGGGCTACCGCAGCGACTTGTTGCAGTTCACGGATTTTCTGCGGGCGAAGAGATCGTTGGGGAGTTGGAAGCAAGTTACGGGTAGCGATGCTTCGGATTGGATCTATTCTCTAAGCGAGCAGGATTATTCGAATGCTAGCCTTTGCAGGAAACTGAGCTCGGTGCGGGCTCTGGATCGCTACTTGCTGTCCGAACGTCTAATAAATAGATCTTTCACGGAGATCGTTTCAGGGCCGGCTTTGAGAAGAAAAGCACCCAGTGCTCTGAGTATTCAAGAAGTGGAGCGTTTGCTCTTGGCTCCCGAGGAGACATCGCCGGTTGGTTTGCGTGATCGAGCGATGCTTGAGCTTTTTTATTCATCGGGGCTACGGGTATCCGAGTTGGCCAATCTAAAGCTTCAGCAAGTCGATTTGGAATTGGGAGCTCTTAAGGTTTTTGGCAAAGGCTCTAAGGAGCGAGTTTGCCCGATCGGCCGAAAAGCGATTGCGGCTATCGACCGCTACTTGGCAAGGGGAAGACCAAGTTTGGTTAAGTCCAAAACGGGGAGTTCTGTGTTTCTCAGTTCGAGAGGAACGGAGATATCGCGTAAAACGATTTGGTATTTGGTTAAGAAATATACGAAAGAGGCGGGGATTGATAGGCCGGTGAAGCCACATACTCTCAGACATTCTTTCGCTACCCATTTATTGACTGGAGGGGCTGATTTGCGGGTTATTCAGGAGCTTCTTGGACACGCTGACATTGCGACTACACAAATCTACACTTCGGTTGAGTCTGAACGGACTCGGAGTGCCCACGACGAGTTTCATCCGAGAAGTAAAGACTCCATGTGA
- a CDS encoding OmpA family protein: protein MFKKIVLIATASLVALAFSGCSKKPRRPNPLDTVMGQGYGSGPANQGSQDDFNPISLEGDGAMLESRFQGFDGMSSEDILASAERGVLETVYFQFDSSSIAPAERAKLDAAAQYLSANPSAFLVLEGHCDWRGTQEYNLALGERRAKSALDYLVTLGVSQSRLQTLSQGDLQAIEGASSAQMTQDRKVEILVIRN, encoded by the coding sequence ATGTTCAAGAAAATCGTCCTAATTGCCACCGCATCTTTGGTCGCGCTCGCATTCTCCGGGTGCTCGAAAAAGCCACGCCGCCCAAACCCACTCGACACCGTCATGGGCCAAGGTTACGGCTCCGGACCAGCGAATCAAGGGTCTCAAGATGACTTCAACCCAATCAGTTTGGAAGGTGACGGTGCGATGCTCGAATCTCGTTTCCAAGGATTCGACGGGATGAGCTCAGAGGACATACTCGCCAGTGCTGAACGCGGTGTATTGGAGACGGTATACTTCCAATTCGATTCCAGCAGTATTGCTCCCGCAGAGAGAGCAAAGCTCGACGCAGCCGCTCAATACCTATCCGCAAACCCCAGCGCATTTCTCGTACTCGAAGGTCATTGCGACTGGAGAGGCACTCAGGAGTACAACCTCGCTCTTGGTGAACGACGTGCCAAAAGCGCCCTCGACTACTTGGTCACCCTTGGGGTAAGCCAAAGCCGCCTGCAAACGCTGTCCCAAGGCGACCTGCAAGCCATCGAGGGAGCGAGCTCCGCCCAAATGACACAAGACCGAAAGGTAGAGATCCTTGTCATTCGGAACTAG
- a CDS encoding sirohydrochlorin chelatase, giving the protein MPVSLLHSSKIPADELGGVPAATWRQFLLRKMAEGVRRFRVIPLFFGPSSAIVDYLPKVTEQVSMDIEGVDCFIADTLVPYGNPEDDVVARLLRDLIIRDLNTSLGKLGEGVILVDHGSPVREVAECRDRVAGQLRRLLGLSESQIIASSMERREGELYSFNEPLLEGALEMAKSRNWKRVVLSQMFFSPGRHAGPGGDIQDIVEASQYVKEGGRVDFAPLVGRNPALVDLLAIRYEQSLERG; this is encoded by the coding sequence GTGCCCGTATCCTTATTGCACTCGAGTAAAATTCCTGCGGACGAGTTGGGAGGTGTGCCCGCAGCGACTTGGCGTCAGTTTCTGTTGAGGAAAATGGCAGAGGGCGTAAGGCGTTTCAGGGTAATCCCACTATTCTTCGGGCCAAGCTCGGCAATTGTGGACTACTTGCCAAAAGTGACCGAGCAGGTGTCTATGGACATCGAAGGCGTTGACTGTTTTATAGCTGATACCCTCGTGCCTTACGGAAACCCCGAAGACGATGTGGTGGCCAGATTGTTAAGGGATTTGATTATCCGAGATTTGAATACGAGTCTAGGAAAGCTTGGAGAGGGAGTTATACTAGTGGACCATGGTAGTCCTGTTCGTGAAGTCGCAGAATGTCGGGACCGCGTGGCGGGCCAGTTGCGGCGGCTTCTGGGATTGAGCGAATCGCAAATCATCGCCTCTTCGATGGAAAGGCGGGAAGGGGAACTCTACTCATTTAACGAGCCTTTGCTCGAAGGAGCATTGGAAATGGCAAAATCTCGCAACTGGAAGCGAGTGGTGCTTAGCCAAATGTTTTTCTCCCCTGGACGCCATGCTGGTCCGGGTGGAGATATTCAAGATATCGTAGAGGCTTCCCAGTATGTGAAGGAAGGTGGAAGGGTGGACTTCGCTCCACTAGTGGGACGTAATCCAGCGCTAGTGGATTTGTTAGCGATTCGCTATGAGCAATCGCTCGAGCGAGGCTGA
- a CDS encoding response regulator, protein MKTIYIVDDLTAIRQMLADVLERHNYEIVGDNGNGQDALKEIQDLKPDIVIVDARLPGLNGLEIVRRLNRQLPNTRFLVFSAYQNPTIVKDMLEAGAHGFVEKTANLREFISGLGIVAEGGTFFGPNVAELIRSVVANPGNVQRSKDTLTEREREVLQMIAEGHSTKEIAGKLGLSIKTIDNHRTNMMRKLDLHNVASITRYAMQNGLIDLEPAI, encoded by the coding sequence ATGAAGACAATTTACATAGTAGACGACCTTACCGCTATACGACAAATGTTAGCAGATGTTCTCGAACGCCACAACTACGAGATCGTCGGGGACAACGGCAATGGACAGGACGCGCTGAAAGAGATTCAAGACCTCAAGCCAGACATCGTAATCGTAGACGCTCGCCTACCCGGCCTAAACGGACTCGAAATTGTTAGACGCCTGAATCGCCAATTGCCCAACACTCGATTCCTAGTGTTCTCGGCATACCAAAATCCGACCATCGTCAAAGACATGCTAGAGGCCGGGGCCCATGGTTTCGTTGAGAAGACAGCGAACCTAAGAGAATTTATCAGCGGTCTAGGCATCGTAGCAGAAGGAGGCACCTTCTTCGGACCCAACGTAGCAGAGCTGATCCGCAGTGTGGTAGCCAACCCTGGCAATGTTCAACGATCCAAAGATACGCTTACAGAACGCGAACGCGAGGTCCTGCAAATGATAGCGGAAGGCCATAGTACCAAAGAGATCGCTGGCAAACTTGGTCTCAGCATAAAGACCATAGACAATCATCGCACCAACATGATGCGAAAACTAGACTTGCACAACGTAGCAAGCATCACTCGCTACGCCATGCAAAACGGTTTGATCGATTTGGAGCCAGCCATCTAG